The following coding sequences lie in one Thalassoglobus polymorphus genomic window:
- a CDS encoding alpha-amylase family protein encodes MSFPVDQPQLSGKFSRRSALKTLAGGTLSLGTMAATLDSSAFAEAPEPEEVKPRPWIQIRGIYGGFPDAILQRGETPADYGINAIWIGSGGLNQKKIEQYHQLGLKVFAEYNSMHFENYLKKHPQAAPIGTDGLPSPAPHGWQGVSPFDAGYRKNRMDEFRRVLETFEVDGIWLDYHHSHASWERAEPVMPDTDFSPTALKQFQQKTGIQLPDSVPAAAKQLLGPHRDAWTQFRCDVFTDWVREYREILDAVRPQTLLGTFHCPWSTDDYEGAIRHKLAIDLPAQAKYLDVFSTMPYHARFGHPQEPGWVADQTKSLGNLLNLKGEPHEKQKIWPIVQLADWGEPVAVDQVESVLDAGTTHPSTGVMVFHWSGVSKDWQKVDALGRFYRGIRPRS; translated from the coding sequence ATGTCTTTTCCAGTCGATCAGCCACAACTTTCTGGAAAATTTTCTCGACGAAGCGCATTAAAGACGCTCGCAGGCGGAACGCTTTCGCTGGGAACAATGGCTGCGACGCTCGATAGTTCTGCTTTCGCTGAAGCCCCTGAACCGGAAGAAGTGAAGCCGCGTCCCTGGATTCAAATCCGCGGCATCTATGGTGGGTTTCCTGATGCAATCTTACAACGTGGAGAGACACCGGCCGACTATGGAATCAATGCGATCTGGATCGGATCGGGAGGTCTCAATCAGAAGAAAATTGAACAGTACCATCAGCTTGGACTCAAGGTGTTCGCTGAGTACAACTCAATGCACTTCGAGAATTATTTGAAAAAACACCCTCAAGCTGCTCCTATCGGAACAGACGGTTTGCCTTCCCCAGCTCCGCATGGTTGGCAAGGCGTCAGCCCCTTCGATGCCGGGTACCGAAAAAACCGGATGGATGAATTTCGGCGAGTTCTGGAAACGTTTGAAGTTGATGGAATCTGGCTGGACTATCACCACTCGCACGCGAGTTGGGAACGTGCGGAGCCGGTCATGCCTGATACGGATTTCTCGCCAACAGCCTTGAAACAGTTCCAACAAAAGACTGGAATTCAATTGCCGGATTCTGTCCCTGCGGCTGCCAAGCAATTGCTCGGTCCGCATCGAGATGCCTGGACACAATTTCGATGCGACGTGTTCACCGATTGGGTGCGCGAATACCGAGAAATTCTTGATGCAGTCCGACCACAAACGCTGCTCGGAACCTTTCATTGCCCCTGGTCCACTGACGACTACGAGGGCGCAATCCGACACAAGCTCGCCATCGATCTTCCGGCTCAGGCGAAGTATCTGGATGTCTTCAGTACGATGCCATACCACGCACGTTTTGGACATCCACAGGAACCGGGCTGGGTCGCGGATCAAACCAAGAGTCTTGGAAATCTGCTTAATCTCAAAGGTGAACCGCACGAGAAACAAAAGATTTGGCCGATCGTCCAGCTGGCTGACTGGGGAGAACCTGTCGCGGTTGATCAGGTAGAATCTGTTCTGGATGCTGGAACAACTCATCCCTCGACCGGCGTGATGGTTTTCCACTGGAGTGGCGTTTCCAAAGATTGGCAGAAAGTCGACGCTCTTGGTCGTTTCTATCGTGGAATTCGCCCAAGGTCGTAG
- a CDS encoding glycoside hydrolase family 10 protein, with amino-acid sequence MLPLSLKQSVTFSIVLLMTVNTFGETKPKNIDELRLARSQAAGQKRRLIFNNDGNEPVYLCEDDVSAEGLLKHRTTPLAGTQLDTLFYCTWSSPFGCFTHNTKVGSLFTADQEGFSKNQTQTFIDKGFDPLTIMSDFSKQNGIELFWSMRMNDTHDASGAWYGPLMLAASPLKQQHPEWLLATAKKRNRLGGWTAVDYGREEIRELVFRYFEEVCNNYDVDGIELDFLRHSVFFKSHAQGGAATEENLEQMTALIRRIRRMTEEVGLKRGRPILVAIRTHDSVDYCRAVGIDLERWLKDGLVDMLVATGYFRLNPWQQTIALGEKYGVAVYPCLSESRVRGEDRFRRNSVESYRGRASNALADGANGIYLYNYFNPNSTLWNELGDTQTLRYLDKKFFVTVRDRNPDSTLVGGSQYSTIPLLTPTHSQTISSSKPLATEVRIGDDIAAAARAGRTPKVTLHMRIPLLSQANQLVTTFNGTKLLDGQASNGWIDYDVPASIVKQGGNQVTASVQSLPQNADSWTIKYDGSEKPASIWRRDPGSERTIDTLVDGTLLIADRGTASGEYCYFRMPWGAEPASETVAEFRVKTISGSSFVIVSNGVSGERLTLAPDHISLFHNRKIRYEMDTTSDFHTYRLVLNGEDLQVYVDGTLRLDGKGQLKPRTGYRRNEVAFGASNSTDVGEAYWDDVKVRTASLSCHDIVVSVEY; translated from the coding sequence ATGCTCCCTCTGAGTCTCAAGCAATCCGTCACTTTTTCGATTGTCCTCTTGATGACTGTAAACACCTTCGGGGAAACGAAGCCGAAGAACATTGACGAGTTACGATTGGCTCGATCTCAGGCAGCCGGACAGAAGCGCCGACTGATCTTCAACAACGATGGTAACGAGCCGGTTTATCTCTGTGAGGACGACGTTTCGGCGGAGGGGTTGCTCAAGCATCGAACGACACCACTGGCAGGGACGCAACTCGACACTCTGTTTTATTGTACATGGTCCTCCCCGTTTGGCTGCTTCACACACAACACAAAAGTCGGATCTTTATTCACCGCAGATCAGGAAGGCTTCAGCAAGAACCAGACACAGACGTTCATCGACAAAGGTTTTGATCCATTGACGATTATGTCTGATTTCAGCAAGCAAAATGGGATTGAGCTTTTTTGGTCCATGCGGATGAACGATACTCACGACGCTTCAGGAGCCTGGTACGGTCCTCTTATGCTGGCTGCCAGTCCACTGAAGCAACAGCACCCCGAGTGGCTCTTGGCAACTGCAAAGAAAAGAAACCGTCTCGGAGGATGGACAGCAGTCGACTATGGTCGTGAAGAAATCCGTGAGTTGGTTTTTCGCTACTTTGAAGAGGTCTGCAATAACTACGATGTGGACGGCATCGAACTCGATTTTCTGCGGCACTCCGTTTTCTTCAAATCTCATGCACAAGGCGGGGCAGCAACTGAAGAGAATCTGGAACAGATGACCGCCCTGATCCGTCGAATTCGTCGTATGACTGAAGAAGTTGGCCTGAAACGTGGCCGACCGATCCTGGTCGCAATCCGCACACACGATTCGGTCGATTACTGTCGCGCTGTCGGGATCGATTTGGAGCGCTGGTTAAAAGACGGGCTTGTAGACATGCTTGTGGCAACTGGTTACTTCCGCTTGAATCCCTGGCAGCAAACTATCGCACTCGGAGAAAAATATGGTGTCGCTGTTTATCCCTGCTTAAGTGAATCTCGCGTTCGTGGTGAGGACCGCTTCCGACGCAACTCAGTCGAAAGTTATCGCGGACGAGCTTCCAACGCATTGGCGGACGGAGCAAACGGCATCTACCTATACAACTACTTCAATCCCAATTCAACACTCTGGAACGAGCTGGGGGACACGCAAACGCTACGGTATCTCGACAAGAAATTCTTCGTCACTGTCCGTGATCGCAATCCAGACAGCACTCTTGTTGGCGGCAGTCAATACAGCACAATACCATTGCTCACACCGACCCATTCGCAGACGATTTCATCCAGTAAACCGCTGGCAACAGAAGTTCGAATCGGCGACGACATAGCTGCCGCAGCGAGAGCAGGCCGCACGCCCAAAGTTACCCTGCATATGAGGATTCCCCTGTTGAGTCAGGCCAATCAGCTTGTCACAACTTTCAATGGAACGAAGCTCCTTGACGGACAAGCCTCGAACGGTTGGATCGATTACGATGTCCCGGCATCTATTGTGAAGCAGGGAGGCAATCAAGTTACCGCTTCCGTACAGTCGCTGCCTCAAAACGCCGACTCATGGACAATCAAATATGACGGCAGTGAAAAGCCTGCTAGTATTTGGCGGCGTGACCCCGGTTCCGAGCGAACGATCGACACCTTAGTCGATGGAACTTTGTTGATCGCAGATCGCGGCACCGCTTCAGGTGAATACTGCTATTTTCGCATGCCTTGGGGGGCCGAACCGGCATCGGAAACTGTCGCGGAGTTCCGTGTGAAGACTATCTCTGGATCAAGCTTTGTCATTGTGTCGAATGGCGTCTCTGGGGAGCGGCTCACTTTGGCGCCTGATCACATCTCGCTGTTTCATAACCGCAAGATTCGCTATGAGATGGACACCACATCAGATTTCCATACCTACCGGCTCGTTTTGAATGGTGAAGATCTTCAAGTTTATGTCGATGGCACTCTCCGTCTGGACGGCAAAGGCCAGCTCAAACCACGTACAGGATACCGACGTAATGAGGTCGCCTTCGGAGCCTCGAACAGCACCGATGTTGGCGAGGCGTATTGGGACGATGTGAAAGTGCGAACCGCAAGCCTCAGCTGTCATGACATCGTGGTCAGTGTGGAGTATTGA
- a CDS encoding sugar phosphate isomerase/epimerase family protein, with translation MLSSSSLSRRQFVQLAAAASVSGPLLALGAKSEEGYLNGRLYKTLKIGMVQGGKSLEEKFAIAKEAGFDGIELNCPGIDVKEVRAAIKATGLPVDGSVNAGHWSVRHTDPDASVRAKALASLQEALRQTHAVGGNTVLLVVGRGSDGPEEEIWKRSIDNISKALPLASELGIHIAIENVWNQFCYDHEGDHTQTADKFVKYVDEFHSPWVGMQFDIGNHWKYGSMGDWIRQIGKRIVKLDLKGFSREMDKFTKIGEGDLDWADVRKALAEIKYTGWAAAEVKGGDLERLKEVSANMDRVFGLTPKA, from the coding sequence ATGCTCTCTTCGAGTTCACTTTCTCGTCGTCAATTTGTGCAATTGGCAGCAGCCGCGAGTGTTTCAGGCCCTTTGCTTGCACTTGGTGCGAAAAGCGAAGAAGGCTATCTCAACGGTCGCCTCTACAAAACGCTTAAAATTGGAATGGTCCAGGGTGGTAAGTCGCTCGAAGAGAAATTTGCAATTGCGAAAGAGGCTGGCTTCGATGGAATCGAATTGAACTGCCCGGGGATCGATGTCAAAGAAGTTCGAGCTGCTATCAAAGCGACAGGGCTTCCGGTTGATGGATCGGTGAACGCCGGACATTGGTCTGTTCGCCACACAGATCCAGATGCATCAGTTCGTGCGAAAGCTCTTGCCAGTCTGCAGGAAGCTCTTCGTCAGACACATGCTGTTGGAGGCAACACTGTCCTGCTTGTCGTTGGGCGAGGAAGTGATGGCCCGGAAGAAGAAATCTGGAAGCGGTCGATTGACAATATCTCGAAGGCATTGCCACTGGCTTCAGAACTTGGGATTCACATCGCCATTGAAAATGTCTGGAACCAGTTTTGCTACGACCATGAAGGGGACCACACGCAGACCGCTGACAAGTTCGTCAAGTACGTTGATGAATTCCATTCACCGTGGGTCGGCATGCAGTTCGACATTGGAAACCACTGGAAGTATGGCAGCATGGGGGACTGGATTCGGCAGATCGGCAAACGAATTGTCAAGCTCGACCTCAAAGGCTTCTCTCGTGAGATGGACAAATTCACAAAGATCGGCGAGGGAGATCTCGACTGGGCAGACGTGCGAAAAGCTCTTGCCGAAATCAAGTACACCGGCTGGGCAGCAGCGGAAGTGAAAGGTGGAGATCTTGAACGTTTGAAAGAAGTCTCCGCCAACATGGACCGCGTTTTCGGTCTCACCCCTAAAGCCTGA
- a CDS encoding alpha/beta hydrolase, with product MRYSLMLITALSLSSICQAEDLQTQLNVSYGPHARNVLDFYPAKSDTPTPVVLYIHGGGWRGGDKKTNPKAFLDKGISVIAINYRYVQNGVKENVEPPVKAPLGDAARALQFIRSKASEWNLDKTKIGATGGSAGACTSLWLAFHDDMADPKSDDPIARESTRLYCAAVNGAQVSLDPKELREWMPNYRYGAHAFGFKDLQALIDNREKVLPWIHEYSPIEHVSKDDPPIALFYRGEVPVVGASPKDPTHSGIMGVKLAERLEAVGVETVLVHPGIEKTKYKNSTAYLIDKLTK from the coding sequence ATGCGCTACTCGCTGATGCTGATAACTGCTCTATCTCTAAGCTCGATCTGCCAAGCTGAGGACCTGCAGACGCAACTCAACGTTTCGTACGGACCTCATGCCCGGAATGTGCTTGACTTCTATCCGGCGAAATCCGATACGCCGACTCCGGTTGTCCTTTACATTCATGGTGGCGGTTGGCGCGGTGGCGACAAGAAAACGAATCCCAAGGCTTTTCTGGACAAAGGAATCTCAGTCATCGCGATCAACTATCGCTATGTCCAAAACGGAGTCAAGGAGAACGTGGAACCTCCCGTAAAAGCTCCTCTGGGTGATGCAGCTCGCGCCTTGCAGTTCATTCGATCCAAGGCTTCTGAGTGGAACCTCGACAAAACGAAAATCGGAGCAACAGGTGGTTCTGCAGGTGCTTGTACTTCTTTGTGGCTCGCCTTTCATGACGACATGGCGGACCCCAAAAGCGATGATCCGATCGCACGGGAGTCGACACGATTATACTGCGCAGCTGTGAATGGAGCTCAAGTCTCGCTTGACCCTAAAGAGTTGCGAGAATGGATGCCGAACTACCGGTATGGGGCTCATGCTTTTGGCTTCAAGGATCTGCAAGCCTTAATCGACAATCGTGAGAAGGTCCTTCCCTGGATTCATGAATACTCACCGATTGAGCACGTTTCCAAAGACGATCCACCAATCGCATTATTTTATCGTGGAGAAGTCCCAGTCGTCGGGGCATCCCCCAAAGACCCAACGCATTCGGGGATCATGGGAGTGAAGCTCGCAGAACGGCTTGAAGCAGTCGGCGTCGAAACTGTGCTCGTTCACCCTGGCATAGAAAAAACGAAATACAAAAACTCGACAGCGTATTTGATTGACAAACTCACGAAGTAA